The Leguminivora glycinivorella isolate SPB_JAAS2020 chromosome 1, LegGlyc_1.1, whole genome shotgun sequence genome includes a region encoding these proteins:
- the LOC125232720 gene encoding uncharacterized protein LOC125232720 — protein sequence MRLCFLVLLATSVWTLPQDKVQQRLPSQVPSQEHPHEPSGRDCAKTKCASSIAQKAAAEAKAAQAAQNAAGAQAAHMVKTQLAEKALQAAKAAEAALAGKQAVVEQLQQEVRETEAVVAQNLQAVHQQQGTVAAASQLVQQAIAQHKLIMQAVNLAAQVEKCASNVLEKTKIGLQEKSRNLAEARARLSHLQHKLQCACADCAATKQAAHAACEAARAACGNARRKRRRSIQNALALRVTKKYN from the exons ATGAGGTTGTGTTTTTTAGTACTTTTAGCGACTTCAGTGTGGACGTTGCCGCAGGATAAAGTACAACAGCGTTTACCGAGTCAG GTACCAAGTCAAGAACACCCACATGAGCCGTCCGGACGTGACTGCGCCAAGACGAAGTGCGCGTCCAGCATCGCACAGAAAGCGGCGGCTGAAGCGAAGGCTGCGCAAGCGGCACAAAATGCGGCGGGCGCGCAGGCCGCGCACATG gtGAAAACACAACTAGCCGAAAAGGCTCTACAAGCAGCGAAGGCAGCGGAGGCAGCGCTTGCGGGCAAGCAAGCGGTCGTGGAACAGTTGCAGCAAGAGGTCCGGGAGACGGAGGCCGTGGTGGCGCAGAACCTGCAGGCGGTGCACCAGCAGCAGGGCACGGTGGCCGCCGCCAGCCAGCTCGTGCAGCAGGCGATAGCCCAG CACAAGTTAATAATGCAAGCAGTGAACCTAGCAGCGCAAGTGGAAAAATGCGCCAGTAATGTATTAGAAAAGACGAAAATAGGTTTACAAGAGAAGTCAAGAAATCTTGCTGAAGCTCGAGCGAGGTTGTCTCACCTACAACACAAGCTGCAGTGCGCGTGCGCAGACTGCGCCGCGACCAAGCAGGCCGCGCACGCCGCCTGCGAGGCTGCGCGGGCCGCCTGCGGCAACGCCAGGAGAAAGAGACGTAGGAGTATTCAAAATGCACTAGCTTTAAGAGTCACGAAAAAGTATAACTAG
- the LOC125232339 gene encoding uncharacterized protein LOC125232339 yields the protein MTRHLKVKLGRGCHADALHVHYCSSNNISLKTEITVTATCVGAESTNQELVEKRIGRRAKREAILITGYPPNNFKMSNSNQRATKLRYWHKKPKRGSLKPAYGPPPSSPNRLSVKKYKKKQLRSKYNKYGKRNAKPRYPSANPYYGLRSQRPSKPRPPQPVYPQEPVGFGEPPKELAQEYVQPPKQSYGEPPVDSYGNPLSNNIPSGLSTFEYSNPNFSEFDQHQFQSLRSYNQDAHIDTNNAYSKHHPVYAKPEPEEYELAEPQKHTQFKFDSYADVYKHSPINPIKEYQPVKQSIKHHEHHTNDFHNVKKYKPLKGKPKANEYDNRDHVVVGGQYAEPPGRLVPNYHHQDNPHYQGDEGDSYVESALISSTSISPYINYKHSNMAFSPQNLNDAFSPFFN from the exons ATGACGCGTCATCTAAAAGTGAAACTGGGCCGTGGCTGTCACGCAGATGCATTGCATGTGCACTATTGCAGTAGCAATaacataagtttaaaaacagAG ATAACGGTCACAGCAACATGCGTTGGAGCAGAGAGCACCAATCAAGAGCTAGTTGAGAAAAGAATCGGACGGCGGGCCAAAAGAGAAGCAATATTAATAACTGGGTATCCACCAAATAACTTCAAAATGAGTAACTCTAATCAACGGGCAACTAAGCTAAGATACTGGCATAAGAAGCCGAAACGTGGCTCCCTCAAACCCGCATATGGGCCACCGCCATCTTCCCCTAACAGATTATCCGTCAAAAAGTATAAGAAAAAACAGTTACGGTCTAAGTATAACAAATATGGTAAACGAAATGCAAAACCAAGATACCCATCGGCTAATCCCTATTATGGTCTAAGATCGCAGCGGCCGTCTAAACCACGGCCACCGCAACCTGTCTACCCACAAGAACCTGTTGGCTTTGGTGAACCTCCTAAAGAATTAGCACAAGAATATGTGCAACCACCGAAACAAAGCTACGGAGAACCTCCTGTAGACTCTTATGGAAATCCCTTATCAAACAATATTCCGTCAGGATTATCAACCTTTGAATACTCTAATCCCAATTTCTCTGAATTTGACCAACATCAGTTCCAATCACTGCGAAGTTATAACCAAGATGCACACATTGATACTAACAACGCCTATTCAAAACATCATCCGGTTTACGCCAAGCCCGAACCAGAAGAATATGAGCTCGCGGAGCCACAAAAGCATACACAATTTAAATTTGATTCGTATGCGGATGTCTACAAACACAGTCCTATAAATCCAATAAAAGAATATCAGCCTGTCAAACAAAGTATTAAACATCATGAACATCACACGAACGATTTCCacaatgttaaaaaatataaaccttTAAAAGGCAAGCCAAAGGCAAACGAGTACGATAACCGTGATCATGTAGTTGTGGGAGGCCAGTATGCAGAACCTCCTGGCCGTCTAGTACCAAACTACCACCACCAAGATAACCCACACTACCAAGGGGACGAAGGTGACAGTTACGTTGAATCGGCACTGATATCATCCACGTCTATATCGCCATATATTAACTATAAACACAGTAATATGGCTTTCAGTCCGCAAAATTTGAACGATGCCTTCAGTCCTTTCTTTAACTGA